The proteins below are encoded in one region of Conger conger chromosome 17, fConCon1.1, whole genome shotgun sequence:
- the LOC133116852 gene encoding uncharacterized protein LOC133116852, with protein sequence MATAYQERRVLVEIPAPQPKIAGHLRRPYLDVLNSLVRSSPDASRAQSSQTQRDRPRAGCLRGQRVARCEDRGEDLQGRQISLSQRDLVQLIRSLFLLKQEKTRAPLCSELKLLQVDLQLHKARVYRSIPYSRLGSNRDAHCYRKAYPHLLAFKSACQEGGRLLLQSQQWEAALEHALVAWRYTSELPQWDTAGHNAVKEQCYALLASHCSTALQRAPPGAARAGELLRRLKAAQAHSPLLSPCVRELERLLEDSAARQGRPELRDDPIWAGNPKTEVRTRPVPGQRHLL encoded by the exons ATGGCAACTGCTTACCAAGAAAGACGCGTTCTGGTGGAAATCCCTGCTCCACAGCCAAAAATCGCGG GTCACTTGCGGCGACCGTACTTGGATGTGCTGAACTCGCTTGTGCGATCATCGCCCGACGCTTCCAGAGCTCAGTCCTCCCAAACGCAACGCGACCGGCCAA GAGCTGGCTGCCTCAGGGGGCAGCGGGTCGCCAGGTGCGAGGACCGGGGTGAGGACCTGCAGGGTCGCCAGATCTCCCTCTCGCAGCGAGACCTGGTTCAGCTGATCCGCTCCCTTTTCCTGCTGAAGCAG GAGAAGACGCGCGCTCCCCTGTGCTCGGAGCTGAAGCTCCTGCAGGTGGATCTGCAGCTGCACAAGGCCCGGGTGTACCGGTCCATCCCCTACTCCCGGCTGGGCTCCAACCGGGACGCACACTGCTACCGCAAGGCCTACCCTCACCTCCTGGCCTTCAAG AGCGCGTGTCAGGAGGGAGGCAGGCTGCTGCTGCAGAGCCAGCAGTGGGAGGCGGCGCTGGAGCACGCCCTGGTGGCCTGGAGGTATACCAGCGAGCTGCCGCAGTGGGACACCGCCGGTCACAACGCGGTGAAGGAGCAGTGCTACGCCCTGCTGGCCTCACACTGCTCCACCGCCCTCCAGCGCGCCCCTCCCGGAGCGGCCAGGGCCGGGGAGCTCCTGAGGAG gCTGAAGGCCGCGCAGGCTCACAGTCCGCTCCTCTCCCCGTGCGTCCGAGAGCTGGAGAGGCTTCTGGAAGATTCCGCAGCACGACAGGGCCGTCCTGAGCTCAGAGACGACCCCATCTGGGCCGGAAACCCAAAGACTGAAGTCCGGACCAGGCCCGTGCCAGGGCAAAGGCATCTCCTGTGA